AGCTTTATTCCACCGTGGCTTACAGCGAGACCTATTATCCCATGCCTACCCGGAATATTTATGGCGGGATGGAATGGACCTTTTGAAGCACAACTGGAAAAATGATGAAAAACATGGGAGCCCGCTGGACGGGATGGTTGTTCTTGTTTTCATTGCTGTCGCTGATATGTGATCCGCCGGTCATTGCCGGTCCCTATGCGCCCCGGGCCGGGGCAATGGGGTCTACGGCGATCCACATGGATGATCCATCCATCAAGTCATGGGCCACCGGATGGGAGCATTACGAGGTGGGGGCCGAGGTGGACGAGCAGTGGAAGACTCCCGAAAAGGCCCTGGGAAAGGCTGTAGGAACCTCCTTTCATATCGTAACCTTAGGTCGGGGGGGGCGGATCACCATGACTTTCGACCCTCCGATCGGGAACAGGGATGGATATGATTTCGTGGTGTTTGAAAATTCATTCAATGATACATTCCTGGAACTGGCCTATGTGGAAGTCTCTTCCGACGGGGTCAACTTCGTGAGGTTCCCATGTGATTCAACGACGGCCGATCCTGTCGGGGGCTTCGGAGCCGTGGATCCCACCAACATTGACGGACTCGCCAGCAAGTACAAGCAGGGTTACGGCACACCCTTTGACCTTGAGGATGTAAAAGGGGATGAACTGGTCAGTAACGGCACGGTAAAGCTCAATCATATTACCCATGTCAGGCTCATAGATATCGTCGGTGACGGGACATGCCTGGATACGAGCGGCGATCCGATATATGATCCGTATCCTACCGTGGGGAGCGCCGGTTTCGACCTGGACGCCATAGGCGTAATCAACCAGGGATTCGACAATCTCTCGCCGCCCGATAAGCCCTCTTTGGTCTCCCCTGCGGACAATGACCTCAACACCTCGGTTACACCAGTCCTGGAAGTCGGGCCCTTTTCAGATCCTGATGAGAGTTACGGCGACACACACGGGCAGACCCGCTGGCAGATCAGCACCGTGGCATTCGGTGATTCTGATCCCACCGAGGCGTCCTTGGTCTTGGACACGGTGAGTGCGACCCATCTTACCACCCTTAGGATTCAATCAGCACTGCTTGAGCCCGGGAAGACCTACTATTGGCGGGTGAAGTTTTCCGATGCCGGGGGGAAAACATCGGAATGGTCTGATGCGTTCTGCTTCACTACGACTCCCGTTACGGGAGATGCAGGAGCGCCGGGTGGCGGCGATCCCAACGGTATTCCAGACCTCCAGGATCTGGACAGCCTGCTGGATGACGTTGATCAAAACAATCGTTCAGATATCCAAGAAATGAACGACCATTTCAAGGTGGCTAAAAGCGTTACGGAAGGCACAGGAAGAATAGGCGTTCGGACCTCCGCAGATGTTACCATCGAACACCTGGAAACCCTTGATCCAACGGACCTGGAGGACGGCGAATCATCCGCGGAGTTGATGTCCCTGGGACTTCTTGCCTTCCGTCTCAAGGTGAAAAATCCGGGAGATACAGTGACAGTGACGATTTATCTCTCCGAAGCGGCGCCGAGCGGGTACTCATGGATCAAGTATGAGTATGGGAGCGGATGGAGAGACTACTCTTCAAAGGTGGCCTTTTCTGCAGACAGAAGATCTCTGAGTCTGACCCTCACGGATGGGGGGGAAGGGGATGCCGACGGCCTCGCCAATGGGGTCATCGTGGATCCCGGAGGCGTGGGACGCATTTCCTCCGGGGATGATGACGATAATAACGGTGAAGGAGGAGGTTCCCAAGGCGGGACGGATACATCACCGCCGGGCTCAGATGGGCAGGCTGGTTTCGGCGGTGGAGGAGGGTGTTTTATTTCAACGATTGAAGGAGGGGAATAACCAGGCCATGAGACCGGGAACGAAGAGAGACCTTTGAAAAACGTTCAATTTTGTTCAAGGTCAAGAAAGGCGAAAATTTTAACCATCCCGCTTTAGAATGCCAAGCGGGACAGGCATCCATACATTGAAGTATTTCGAGGATTAAAATTTGAGCCTGACGCCGCAATTGGGCAAAAGGGAGCGTTTTTCAAAGGTCTCGAAGAAAAGATCCACATGCCCCTGAGGGAGCGGTTAGAATTCCGGCCCTCTCCTCCGGGGCGTAGGCCCTGCGGGCCGGAAACTTGCCCTTGAACAAAATCGAACGTCTTTTAAAGGTTTCCCTTTATTCTGCCGTTGAAACAGCGGATTTTTACTCCTGGGAGGGAATAGCAGGTACTTGAAGTCAATTGAGGGAAGGACGTTTCCATTTAAAGGAAACGTGGCCGCGCCCAGGATTGATTCCGGAGAGGGCACAAAGGGTGACGGCACCAGCGTTTTTTGTAAGCCAGCGCTGGTAGCACCGCTTGAAACTGGGATTGGTAAAGGTCCATGTTTCACCCAGGTATTTCAACTCCTCGATCACACGCCAGTAGAGATGCAAGTTTTTGCCCTCCTGTGCTTGATTGATTGGAGTTTTATCTTCTAGCATATTTTGAATCATTACTCAATTCAATTCTCATGAAAATCCATCCCAGGGCGCGGTTTTAAAAGACTGATGTCGGAGAGGACTGAAAAAGATTACCTAGTCTGGATTCCTGAGAGCAAGAAGCGCTTTCCTGGCCTCTTCCTTCCCTGGAAAATCCCCGGCCCCGTTTAATGCCCTGGAAAGGTATTCGCCCGCCCTTTCTTGTTTTCCCATCTTGAGGTTGATCATGCCCAGATGGTAATTGAATATCGGGATTCCGGCCTCCCTTTCCGGAATTCTTGCCATCAAGTCTCGGGCCTTCTCGTATTTTCCCTGACGGTAATAGACCCAGGCCACGGTATCAAGGAGGTTTCCTGTGTCGGGATGCTTTTCCAAGAAAGGGATTATGAGCCTTTCGGCCTTTGAAAGGTTTTCCTTCGTAGGGGCGTATTCTGCATAATAGAAAGCAATGTTGTTGGCGGCCACCATGGAATCGGGTTTTTTATCCAGGACCGTCTCGTAGAGGTCCTTGGCCTCTTTGTGCTTTCCCATTTGATCCAGGGTGGCTGCGATCAACATGAGAATGCGCGGGTTATCCGGAACCTTGCATCGAATTTTTTCATATACGGCGAGGGCTTTTTCAAGGTCGCCCCGGGCTGTATAAAGCCTTGCAAGCAGAACCTGATATGTAATGTTCTCAGGACATTTCCCGATCTGTTCCATGCATCTCCTTATGGCCTTATCCGATTGTCTGTTATGCAAGTAGAATTTAATGAGTTGGTGAAGGGCTGGAGTAAACCCCGGATCCCTTTTTAAGGCCTCTTCTAAGAGCGCCTTTCCTTCATCAAATTTCTTTTCCATCAACCTGACCAGGCCTTGTTTGTAAGGAGGAACAGGAGACGATGGATCCAAGCGGAGGAGCATGTCCCAGTATTTCTCGGCCCCGGGAATGTCTCCCGATGCAGTGGCCATGTCTCCCAGGAGGACAATGGTCCTTTTATCTCCGGGGTCGGCGGCGAGGATTTCCTTCAGTTGTTCCATGGCCAGGTCGGTTCTTTTTTTGATCCGGTAAACTTCGTATAGACCCATCCGGGCTTCCTTGGCCTCTGGGTTAATCTCGAGGATTTTCCTGTAGGTGGTCTCCGCAAGGCCTGTTTCCCGGTTAAGCAGGTGGGCCCTGGCCAACCGAAGAAGCACCGGGAGATTACCAGGGTCGTCGTGAACTACGGCCCTGTATTCTGCAACAGCCCCGGTAAAATCCCTGAGGCCCAACAGGATGTCTCCCCTGAGCCTGTGTGCCCGGATATCCCGCGGATTCTCCTCAAGGATTTCATCGATGAGTTTGAGGGCCTCGTCGCTTTTGTGTTCACGGAACCGGATCATCGCCTTCAAACACTTTGCCCTCAAATAATCAGGCCCTGTCTTTTTTCTGAGCATGAAGCGATCCAGCAATTCGACGGCCTTCTCATCCCGGTTGTCTTCAAGATAAAAATAGGCCAGGAGCCCTGTGGCCGCATATCTTTCCGGCAGATCCTTCACGGTCTGTTCCAGGACGCGCTTCATGGCCTCCCTGTTCCTGTTTCTTGCATAGAATCGGGCCAAGGCCAGCCGGAATCTTTCGGTTTGGGGGGAATCGTCCACCAGTTCTTTTAAGACCATCTCCGCCTTTCGGATGGCTTTTGTGCGCTCGTAAAACCCGGCAAGGAGAAGCCCTGCCTCCTTTTGATCGTTCCACTGCTCCATTATACGGCGGTATTCTTTTTCGGCCTTCCGGATTTCACCGTTTTTTTCCAGTACGTGCGCAAGGAGCAACCTGGCTCCCCGATGCCCTTCATCACGGCCCAGCAGTTCCTGGAGGTATCTTTTTGCCCCTTCCATGTCTCCTGCCTTCGTCCTGAGGTCGGCCAACATCAGGTAGGGTCGAGGCATGCCAGGGTCTTCTTCTTTGAGGGTCTTGAGCAGGTCTTCGGCTTCCCGGTGTTTGCCGTCCTCGGTAAGACAGGCCGCCTTCAGAAGACGGGCCCTGAAATTGTCTGGATTTTTTTTAAGAACCCATTCCGCCTTCTCAAAGGCCTCTTTCTTCCTGCCGGCCATCAGGAAGAGTTTGCCTGTTTCCACGTGGGCCTCCAGGAGACCGGGATCCAATTCCGTGGCCTTGCTGAAGAGGCCAAAGGCCTTTTTCCAGTTTTTCTGTTTAAGTTCGGCCATGCCGAGCATGTAGAACCCTTGGGCGAATTCAGGATCGACCTGAAGGGCGTTTTTGAATTCGAGCCGCGCCCGTACATAGTCCCCCTTCTCATACAAGGCCTTCCCTCTTTCAAAGAATTTCATCTTCTTCTCTTCCGGCCCTGAACAAGAAGAGAAAAGCGCCAAAGAAATCACGAGAAATAGTGCGATTGCTCTATAGCTGTACTTCATGGAAATAAATCCTCCGAAGGTTTTATGGTATATTGAAATTGTCCGTGCTA
This sequence is a window from Deltaproteobacteria bacterium. Protein-coding genes within it:
- a CDS encoding tetratricopeptide repeat protein produces the protein MKYSYRAIALFLVISLALFSSCSGPEEKKMKFFERGKALYEKGDYVRARLEFKNALQVDPEFAQGFYMLGMAELKQKNWKKAFGLFSKATELDPGLLEAHVETGKLFLMAGRKKEAFEKAEWVLKKNPDNFRARLLKAACLTEDGKHREAEDLLKTLKEEDPGMPRPYLMLADLRTKAGDMEGAKRYLQELLGRDEGHRGARLLLAHVLEKNGEIRKAEKEYRRIMEQWNDQKEAGLLLAGFYERTKAIRKAEMVLKELVDDSPQTERFRLALARFYARNRNREAMKRVLEQTVKDLPERYAATGLLAYFYLEDNRDEKAVELLDRFMLRKKTGPDYLRAKCLKAMIRFREHKSDEALKLIDEILEENPRDIRAHRLRGDILLGLRDFTGAVAEYRAVVHDDPGNLPVLLRLARAHLLNRETGLAETTYRKILEINPEAKEARMGLYEVYRIKKRTDLAMEQLKEILAADPGDKRTIVLLGDMATASGDIPGAEKYWDMLLRLDPSSPVPPYKQGLVRLMEKKFDEGKALLEEALKRDPGFTPALHQLIKFYLHNRQSDKAIRRCMEQIGKCPENITYQVLLARLYTARGDLEKALAVYEKIRCKVPDNPRILMLIAATLDQMGKHKEAKDLYETVLDKKPDSMVAANNIAFYYAEYAPTKENLSKAERLIIPFLEKHPDTGNLLDTVAWVYYRQGKYEKARDLMARIPEREAGIPIFNYHLGMINLKMGKQERAGEYLSRALNGAGDFPGKEEARKALLALRNPD